One stretch of Salmo trutta chromosome 7, fSalTru1.1, whole genome shotgun sequence DNA includes these proteins:
- the LOC115196633 gene encoding keratin, type I cytoskeletal 9, translating to MQAIRQWVKESKGMFPDSFVSSAACSVCLLGLEKILEMEFICPCDPTTKTWFILAIFIVPTILTFIVMVKVQGPSWNQGKLKVLFSSLIPPLMWLVILFFDGRYFACAKTNWNETDVILNEKSPKKMCTQKETDNDQNFHNQKLKSQIIAMGIISAIGVLGVIVMGIQCFINSYMDVGAEQAAAAGGAAAAGGETAEAGQASEVGGGGRGGAAGGGAAAEAGQAAGAGQASDARGGTGGGASEAVGEAGGGASEAVRASEAGGAGGGASEAMLLW from the exons ATGCAGGCGATACGACAATGGGTCAAAGAATCGAAGGGAATGTTCCCGGACAGCTTTGTGTCTAGTGCGGCTTGTAGCGTCTGCCTTCTGGGCTTGGAGAAGATTCTGGAGATGGAGTTTATCTGTCCCTGCGATCCTACAACCAAAACTTGGTTTATATTAGCAATCTTTATCGTTCCTACAATTCTAACATTCATAGTGATGGTAAAAGTACAAGGACCTAGTTGGAACCAAGGAAAGCTTAAGGTGTTGTTTTCAAGCCTCATCCCTCCCTTGATGTGGTTGGTCATACTGTTCTTCGATGGCAGGTACTTTGCTTGTGCAAAGACAAACTGGAATGAAACAGATGTCATTCTTAATGAAAAGTCTCCTAAGAAAATGTGTACGCAAAAAGAGACAGATAACGATCAGAATTTCCATAATCAGAAACTCAAATCTCAG ATCATTGCTATGGGTATTATCTCAGCCATAGGAGTGTTAGGAGTGATAGTCATGGGAATCCAATGCTTCATCAACTCCTACATGGATGTAGGAGCAGaacaagcagcagcagcaggaggagcagcagcagcaggaggagaaaCAGCAGAAGCAGGACAGGCATCAGAAGTTGGAGGAGGCGGAcgaggaggagcagcaggaggaggagcagcagcagaaGCAGGACAAGCAGCAGGAGCAGGACAGGCATCAGACGcaagaggaggaacaggaggaggagcaTCAGAAGCAGTaggagaagcaggaggaggagcaTCAGAAGCAGTAAGAGCATCAGaagcaggaggagcaggaggaggagcatcAGAAGCA ATGCTTTTGTGGTGA